The genomic region TCCTTGCTGTTCAATGGTTTTCTGTCCAGAAGAATCGAGCGGGGCATTTACGACCAGCTCATTCTGGGAGACATGGCCAAAAAACACGACACAGGCGGGGTTTTTCTGGTGGAATCTCTCGACGAGAGTCCCAGAGCCCTGCGTGGCGAGGTCTCAGCAACTGGAACCCTGTACGGGCGCAAAATCAAACCCCTCACGCTGGATGCAGGCGCTCTGGAACAGGAAGTGCTGGCCGAATTCGGGGTGACCCTCGATGATTTCCGTTCCAGACTTGGGGACCGCAGAATCACGAGGCTTTTCACAGACATTGATTTTGAGCCCACCGAAGATGGGTACTGGCTGCGCTTCTTTTTGCCCAAAGGCGCTTTTGCCACCAGTGTGCTGCGCGAAGTCATGAAAGTCAGCGTGGACACCAGCGAGGAAGACGATGCGAGCGAACCCACCCTCGATCCCAGCAACCCTGATTCAGGCGTATCTGAATAGCCCATATGCACTCAACCACATCAGGCTCTACCTCAATGAACATCCAGCCCATCTGCCTCTGGCCTTGCCTGAGCGGTGGGCAATGGTGACGGCCTTCAATCCACAAAGCAGGCAACTGACCCTTCAGGAAAACCAAAGTCGGCATGAGGCTTTGCAACAAGCTGTGCGGGCTCTGGGTTTCCCAGTGGATTTTTATGTGGCTGGCGAAGGGGAATGGGAAGAACCGGGCTGCTTGATTCGGGGCATTTCCCTGAAAGCGGCCCTCCAACTGGGATCGAATTTTGATCAAAACGCTGTGCTTTACGGCTCAGGCCAGAGGGTGGCTCTGGTCTGGGTCAAACCTGTGCGAATCATGCGTCTCTGGTGGACAACACAGGACTGAACCTCAAGCGGTGAACAAGTGTGTCACCTGCCTCCACAGCCTTTTTCTCATGCGATTGGCCCTCGGCTCTGGTTGCAGGGCCTCATGCACTTTGCCTTCTTCCCCTGAAGTCCGATACACTGATGCCCTTGATGCTGGACACAGGTGATAAACGTTGATCGACAATCTGGAAAAACTGATCCGTGAAGGGGCCACCCCCGAACGCATTTTGCTGACCACGCAGGTGGGGCCGGACACCCTCGCAAGGTATGCCATTGGTCTGGCCAATGCCAGAGGGGGCATTTTGATTGTGGGTGCTGCGGGTGGGCACATGGAGGACGCTTCCGACATCCATCCTTTGCAGATCACCCATGCGATTTTTGAGCTTTCAAGCGGAAAACTCAGTGTGAATGCCCACCACCAGCAGGCTTTTGGGGCTTCGGTGATGGTGGTGTATGTGCCTCAGGCCCCTTACCTGCTCGCCTCCAGAGATGGTGAGGTGCTGGCATGGGATGGCCTGAAGCTCTCCCCCATCGAAGGACTCTGGGACCGCAGCCCTCAGGCACAGCCGGATTTCACGGCAACCGTTCCACCCATGAGCAGCCTGTCGGACATTGATCCTCTGGAAGTGGGCAGACTCAGGCGCGGCTTGCAGGGCCGGGCTTCGGGTCTGGGTCAGCTTGCAGACATGGATTTCCTGCGAGAACTGAACCTGCTGGTGGATGTGGATGGAACCCTCAAACCCAATCTGGCAGGCATTCTGATGGCAGGCACCCCACAGGCACTCAAACGCCTGATCCCTCAGGCCGAGGTGAGTTATTACCACCATCCCCATGGAGATGTGGAGTTCTCTTTTCGTGAAGACCTCTTGCAACCCCTCCCAGCCATGGTGGAACGCCTGCGTGACCTGATCCAGCTTCGCAACAGTTTTTCTCCACTGCAAGTGGGCCTGTTCAGAATTGAAGTGTGGGACTTCGACGAGGTGGTGTACCGCGAAGCCATCCTGAACGCCATGATGCACCGGGACTACCAGCTCAGGGACACCGTACACATCCACCACTACCCGGACCGTCTGGAAATCTCCAACCCCGGTGGCTTGCCGGGAGGCATCACTGCCGAGAACATCCTTCGCCACCAGCCCAAACGGCGCAACCCCATTCTGGCGGAAGCTCTGGCCAAACTGGGCTATGTGGAGCGTGCAGGGGTGGGTGTGGACAAGATGTACCAACTGCTCTTGCGTCACGGCAAAGAACCCCCAGAGTTCACCACATATAAAGATGCCGTCACCCTGAGCATCCACAACCCCGGCTTTGATGCCGATTTTGTGAAATTTGTGGCCCGCAAACAGGAAGAAATGCAGACCTTCAGTCTGGACATGCTGATTGTGCTCAGTTACCTGAACCGCATGGGAGAAGGCAACCGCACCGACCTTGCTGCAGCCCTGCAACTTCCAGAGGACCGCATTGTGCGTCTGCTGCACCTGATGGAAGAAAAAGAGTTGATTGTTCGGACAGGTCGGGGCAAAGCCAGCCTGTATGAACTCGCCAGGGCCTCCAGAAACCTGTTGCATCACAAGCCTCTGGAAACCAAGCCTGTGCAGCCAACAGTCACGGCAAACAAAGCCACTGAGCCTGTGGTGGTCGTGGTGCCCAGAGGGTATGTGAACAACCCGGACCTTGAGCATCTGGTGCTTCAAGAAGCGTCCAAACCTGAGGGCACCGCCAACGCCGAACTGCGTGAAATGCTGGGTCTGGACATCCAGCAAACCTCCCGGTTGCTGCGCCATCTGGTGAAAAAAGGGCGTCTCAGAAAAATGGGAACATCCCCTCGAAAAACCCGGTATCATGCCTGAAGAACCTGCATGGGCACCTCTGGACCGGGAAAGCCGAAACGACGATATTATGTTGCCACCCTGACCCTGGTGGTGATGCTCAGCCTCAGTCCCAGTGTGTCCTGGGGCGTGTCAAAGTATTTTGAAAATTTGCGGGAGCGTGCCCTGAACCAGACCCCTGAAGCTGTGAGCAACCTGCCTGATGCTCCCGCAGGGGTTCCAAGGTCAGATGTGCTCAGGGATTATGCTCCCCAGTCGGTGGCCTTTGAAAGCACCCTTGATCGCCTTCAAATCTCTGCAGAGCGCCGAATTCGGCTTCTGGAAATCCACTGGAACCTTTACCTGACCTCTCGCAGAACCCTGGGAAAATCCAAAACTTCGGCGCTCTTGAAATTGCTGCATCAGGAATTGGGCAATCAAGATGTGACAGCAGGCCGCAGAAGTGTCTTCAACAGCCCGGAAGTGGCTCTGGAACAGGTCAACACCTGGCTGGGTTTTTTTCATGCTGTGCAAAACCAATCTTTTGGGTCTGAAAAAGAGCTGGAACTGTTTCTGAATGACCACAGTCCGATCCGTCTGGTGCCCTCTCAGGTGCTTGCCCAACGCAAAGGCATCCTGAGGGCAGCAAGAGCTTTCCGATTTCCCCCTGCAGCTCTGGCCGGGGTGGTGGACAACGAACTCTCAGGGACAGACAGTGCATATGGGCTGGCCGGCAAACTGCGAAATTTCACCGATGTGATTGCTTTGCGCAATGCCCAGCTTTATGGCAGCAGTGGGGTTACAGGCAACCTGTCACGCACGGTGGGCATTGCACAGATGTCCTGGGAAGACAGCTTGCTGCAAAAACCCAGGTTTGCCTCTTTTGGCTTGAATGTCAGTCGCTTTCCCAGCAACGAAGCCCAGGCCCGCCTGGTG from Deinococcus misasensis DSM 22328 harbors:
- a CDS encoding DUF3293 domain-containing protein → MRANPPSIPATLIQAYLNSPYALNHIRLYLNEHPAHLPLALPERWAMVTAFNPQSRQLTLQENQSRHEALQQAVRALGFPVDFYVAGEGEWEEPGCLIRGISLKAALQLGSNFDQNAVLYGSGQRVALVWVKPVRIMRLWWTTQD
- a CDS encoding ATP-binding protein → MIDNLEKLIREGATPERILLTTQVGPDTLARYAIGLANARGGILIVGAAGGHMEDASDIHPLQITHAIFELSSGKLSVNAHHQQAFGASVMVVYVPQAPYLLASRDGEVLAWDGLKLSPIEGLWDRSPQAQPDFTATVPPMSSLSDIDPLEVGRLRRGLQGRASGLGQLADMDFLRELNLLVDVDGTLKPNLAGILMAGTPQALKRLIPQAEVSYYHHPHGDVEFSFREDLLQPLPAMVERLRDLIQLRNSFSPLQVGLFRIEVWDFDEVVYREAILNAMMHRDYQLRDTVHIHHYPDRLEISNPGGLPGGITAENILRHQPKRRNPILAEALAKLGYVERAGVGVDKMYQLLLRHGKEPPEFTTYKDAVTLSIHNPGFDADFVKFVARKQEEMQTFSLDMLIVLSYLNRMGEGNRTDLAAALQLPEDRIVRLLHLMEEKELIVRTGRGKASLYELARASRNLLHHKPLETKPVQPTVTANKATEPVVVVVPRGYVNNPDLEHLVLQEASKPEGTANAELREMLGLDIQQTSRLLRHLVKKGRLRKMGTSPRKTRYHA